The Saprospiraceae bacterium genome includes a window with the following:
- the pnp gene encoding polyribonucleotide nucleotidyltransferase: protein MGNIIPTSTSFRLPDGKQVTIETGKLATQAHGSVVVKVENTMLLATVVASAEAKPDQSFFPLSVDYQERFAALGKIPGNFFRRETRLSDYEILISRLVDRAVRPLFPDHFLNETQIIINLISGDMKNMPDSYAALAASAALSVSDIPFDGPISEVRVCKINGQYVVNPERDQLAKADIDIIVAATIKDVMMVEGEANECQEHELIEAIKIAHDAIKVQCEAQLELARLVGDKALIKRESPAPEVDEELKILIKSLAADQILKVSQSGLDKNTRKNQFKEISTLVKSTILEQKGEDYYKEKEKTIAEYFDKLKKNVIRTMVLDSSIRLDGRQLDEVRPIWCEVDYLPAAHGSAIFNRGETQALTSMTLGTKLDQMLIDNALEHYNEKFILHYNFPGLSVGEVKPNRGPGRREVGHANLAGRSIKKVMPADLPYTIRIVSDILESNGSSSMATVCAGSLSLMDAGVKIRAQIAGIAMGMIAEGGKAAILSDILGDEDALGDMDFKVTGTDKGICGCQMDIKVDGLPYETLEKALMQAKAGRLHILGEMNKVISEPNADLKPHAPRMVEIIIDKSFIGAVIGPGGKIIQELQARTGTIINIEEVGDKGVVTIASTNADGLNQAREAIGKITFVPQVGDVFEAEVESIMPYGAFVKFSGQSGLLHVSEVSHTRIDDVSTVFKVGDKVKVKIIGTDPKTGKLRLSRKALMDK from the coding sequence ATGGGAAATATCATTCCTACATCCACCTCCTTCAGATTACCTGATGGAAAACAAGTAACTATTGAAACAGGCAAACTGGCCACCCAGGCACACGGGTCGGTAGTTGTTAAAGTAGAAAACACTATGTTGCTCGCTACGGTAGTAGCCAGTGCAGAAGCCAAGCCGGACCAATCTTTTTTCCCACTATCCGTGGATTATCAGGAGAGATTTGCGGCATTAGGTAAAATTCCTGGAAATTTTTTCAGGAGAGAGACAAGACTATCCGATTATGAAATTCTGATTTCAAGGTTAGTGGACAGAGCGGTCAGACCACTTTTTCCGGATCATTTTCTGAATGAAACGCAGATAATCATTAATCTTATCTCAGGGGATATGAAAAATATGCCTGATAGTTATGCGGCATTAGCAGCTTCTGCAGCCTTATCTGTATCGGACATTCCATTTGACGGTCCTATATCTGAAGTAAGGGTTTGTAAAATCAATGGTCAATATGTTGTCAATCCTGAAAGAGATCAATTGGCAAAAGCAGATATTGATATCATCGTTGCAGCAACCATCAAAGATGTGATGATGGTAGAAGGTGAAGCTAATGAATGTCAGGAACACGAGTTGATTGAAGCCATCAAAATAGCACATGATGCTATCAAGGTTCAATGTGAAGCACAGTTGGAGTTGGCTCGTTTAGTGGGAGACAAAGCACTTATTAAAAGAGAAAGCCCTGCTCCGGAAGTGGACGAAGAATTAAAAATTCTTATAAAATCACTTGCGGCAGATCAGATACTAAAGGTGTCACAATCCGGATTGGACAAAAACACCCGAAAAAACCAGTTTAAAGAAATTTCGACTTTGGTCAAATCAACCATCCTGGAACAAAAAGGTGAAGATTATTACAAGGAGAAAGAAAAAACTATTGCAGAATATTTTGACAAACTGAAAAAGAATGTCATCCGTACAATGGTTTTGGATTCGAGTATCAGACTCGATGGTCGTCAGCTCGATGAGGTGAGGCCTATCTGGTGCGAAGTAGATTATCTGCCCGCTGCCCACGGAAGTGCTATCTTCAACAGAGGAGAGACACAGGCTCTTACTTCTATGACATTGGGCACGAAGTTGGATCAGATGCTTATCGACAATGCATTGGAGCACTATAATGAAAAATTTATTCTGCATTATAATTTTCCGGGACTTTCAGTAGGTGAAGTAAAACCGAATCGAGGCCCGGGAAGAAGAGAAGTGGGTCACGCAAATCTTGCTGGACGATCCATCAAAAAAGTAATGCCTGCAGATCTACCTTATACAATTAGAATTGTATCCGATATTCTGGAGTCCAATGGAAGTTCGTCTATGGCGACTGTTTGTGCCGGATCATTGTCACTGATGGATGCAGGCGTAAAAATCCGTGCTCAGATAGCCGGTATCGCAATGGGTATGATTGCTGAAGGAGGCAAAGCTGCTATTCTTTCAGACATATTGGGTGATGAAGATGCGCTTGGCGATATGGACTTTAAAGTGACGGGTACTGACAAAGGTATCTGTGGATGTCAGATGGACATCAAAGTGGATGGATTGCCTTATGAAACTCTGGAAAAAGCATTGATGCAGGCGAAAGCCGGTAGATTGCACATTCTGGGTGAGATGAATAAAGTAATCTCTGAACCAAATGCAGACCTGAAACCTCATGCACCACGTATGGTAGAGATCATCATTGATAAAAGCTTTATAGGTGCTGTGATAGGACCGGGTGGTAAAATCATCCAGGAACTACAGGCACGTACAGGTACTATCATCAACATCGAAGAAGTTGGTGATAAAGGAGTAGTGACCATCGCCAGTACAAATGCTGACGGACTTAATCAGGCCAGAGAAGCTATCGGTAAGATCACTTTTGTACCGCAGGTGGGTGATGTGTTTGAAGCAGAAGTAGAGTCAATCATGCCTTATGGTGCTTTTGTGAAATTCAGCGGACAGAGTGGCCTGTTGCACGTTTCAGAAGTTTCACATACAAGGATAGATGATGTCAGTACTGTATTTAAAGTGGGTGATAAGGTGAAAGTGAAAATTATCGGAACAGATCCTAAAACCGGTAAACTGCGTCTTTCCAGAAAAGCATTGATGGATAAGTAA
- the rpsO gene encoding 30S ribosomal protein S15 produces the protein MYLTKEKKDEIFAEYGGSATNTGSVEAQIALFTFRIKSLSEHLQSNKKDFSCKRSLLSLVGQRKRLLKYLMDRDIQKYRALIEKLGIRK, from the coding sequence TTGTATTTAACAAAAGAAAAAAAGGATGAAATTTTCGCCGAGTATGGTGGTTCAGCTACCAACACCGGTTCAGTAGAAGCGCAGATTGCACTTTTCACTTTCAGAATCAAGTCACTTTCCGAGCACCTTCAGTCCAATAAAAAGGATTTCTCTTGCAAGAGATCTCTGCTATCATTGGTAGGTCAGAGAAAGAGATTGCTGAAGTATCTGATGGATAGAGATATTCAGAAGTACAGAGCATTGATCGAAAAACTGGGCATCAGAAAATAA
- a CDS encoding electron transfer flavoprotein subunit beta/FixA family protein, whose translation MNLLVCISKTPDTTSKISFKNDNTEYNSDGVNFIMNPYDEWYALVRALELTESSGGNVTVINVGPSSNDIIIRKALAIGANDAVRIDGESPDAFFTASQIVAFAKDKNYDIILTGKETIDYNGSGVGAMIAELLELPYISYATHLEVNGTISTVTRDIEGGEEVCEVSGPFVLSAAKGLAEQRIPNMKGIMMAKSKPLVVIPPITVTSKVSTVKFVLPAAKGGVKLIDPDNMDELVRLLHEEAKVI comes from the coding sequence ATGAATCTTTTAGTTTGCATCAGTAAAACACCCGATACTACTTCCAAAATTTCATTTAAAAACGACAACACTGAATACAATTCCGACGGCGTCAATTTTATCATGAATCCTTATGATGAATGGTATGCTTTGGTTCGGGCTCTCGAGTTGACAGAGTCATCCGGAGGAAATGTAACGGTTATTAATGTGGGTCCTTCATCCAATGACATTATCATTCGAAAGGCTTTGGCTATCGGAGCAAATGATGCGGTAAGGATTGATGGAGAATCACCCGATGCCTTTTTTACTGCGTCACAAATTGTAGCTTTTGCAAAAGACAAAAATTATGATATTATCCTGACGGGTAAAGAAACTATCGATTACAATGGATCAGGAGTAGGAGCCATGATAGCTGAATTACTTGAACTGCCTTATATTTCTTATGCCACACATCTGGAAGTAAATGGAACTATCAGTACCGTGACCAGAGATATCGAAGGGGGTGAAGAAGTTTGCGAAGTTTCAGGTCCGTTTGTACTTTCAGCAGCCAAAGGACTGGCTGAACAACGTATCCCCAATATGAAGGGAATTATGATGGCAAAAAGCAAACCATTAGTCGTCATTCCACCCATAACAGTAACATCAAAAGTCAGCACTGTAAAGTTTGTTCTTCCTGCAGCGAAAGGTGGCGTAAAACTGATCGATCCTGATAATATGGATGAACTGGTACGATTACTACACGAAGAAGCAAAAGTTATCTGA
- a CDS encoding electron transfer flavoprotein subunit alpha/FixB family protein produces the protein MSVLVYIETPKGNIKKQGQELAFYGAQHASNAGVDCVALVIGQVNDPGSLGLFGIKRVIQVNENETLDFDSQVYTDIIAKIAAQEGATTIAISHSSNGKALLGRLSVKLEAGSVSGVTSLPDLSNGFVVTKSVFSGKAVAHYNIETPVRVISLMGNSIQLQSTGSPVSVEKISVDHAGSKVKVIGRKTSEGIVPLPEAELVVSAGRGMKGPENWGIVEELSDALGATTACSRPVADSDWRPHHEHVGQTGVAIRPNLYIAIGISGAIQHLAGVNNSKTIVVINKDAEAPFFKAADYGVVGDLFDVVPKLTAAIQKFKQHS, from the coding sequence ATGTCAGTATTAGTATATATAGAAACACCGAAAGGAAATATTAAAAAGCAGGGTCAGGAACTTGCATTTTACGGCGCTCAACATGCATCCAATGCAGGAGTAGATTGCGTAGCACTTGTAATCGGACAGGTAAATGATCCGGGCAGTTTGGGTTTGTTTGGCATAAAACGTGTTATTCAGGTGAATGAAAATGAAACTTTGGATTTTGATTCACAGGTTTATACAGATATTATTGCCAAAATTGCAGCGCAGGAAGGAGCAACTACCATAGCTATTTCACATAGTTCAAACGGAAAAGCATTATTGGGCAGATTGTCCGTAAAGCTGGAAGCGGGTTCGGTGTCCGGTGTGACTTCGCTTCCCGACTTATCAAACGGATTTGTAGTGACTAAATCAGTTTTTTCCGGAAAGGCAGTTGCACATTATAACATTGAAACGCCCGTCCGGGTAATCAGTCTGATGGGAAATTCTATACAGTTACAATCCACAGGGTCTCCTGTCAGTGTTGAAAAAATATCTGTGGATCATGCAGGCTCAAAAGTAAAAGTCATCGGACGAAAAACTTCTGAAGGGATAGTACCGTTACCGGAAGCAGAACTGGTAGTATCAGCAGGACGAGGAATGAAAGGACCTGAAAACTGGGGAATCGTTGAGGAACTTTCTGATGCTTTAGGTGCAACTACAGCATGTTCGCGTCCAGTAGCAGATTCCGATTGGAGACCTCACCATGAACATGTTGGACAGACAGGAGTGGCCATCAGACCCAATCTTTATATTGCAATCGGAATATCAGGAGCTATACAACATCTGGCTGGAGTCAATAACTCCAAAACGATCGTTGTTATCAATAAGGATGCAGAAGCACCATTTTTTAAGGCAGCAGATTATGGCGTAGTTGGTGATTTATTTGATGTAGTTCCAAAATTGACGGCCGCTATACAGAAGTTTAAACAACATTCCTGA
- a CDS encoding bifunctional nuclease family protein, whose protein sequence is MKKIRLDIMALSHSVTQSHNYAVVLGEENGKRRLPIVIGGFEAQAIAVALENMTPNRPLTHDLFKNTLDAFHIDLQEVVINNLLDGIFYAQLVCSLNGEVRQIDARTSDAISLAVRYGCPIYTYEFIMDTAGVILDEPEEAEESLAPTRKKSGSLENMSVTNLEKLLEEALSKEEYEKAARIRDILNTKKQSES, encoded by the coding sequence ATGAAGAAGATAAGATTGGATATCATGGCGTTGTCACATAGTGTCACACAATCCCATAATTATGCCGTAGTATTGGGAGAAGAAAACGGAAAACGCAGACTTCCTATCGTAATCGGAGGATTTGAGGCGCAAGCTATTGCTGTGGCCCTTGAAAATATGACCCCCAACAGACCCCTCACACATGATCTGTTCAAAAATACATTGGACGCTTTTCATATTGATCTTCAGGAAGTAGTGATTAATAATCTGTTGGACGGCATCTTTTATGCCCAATTAGTGTGCAGCCTTAACGGTGAGGTCCGTCAGATTGATGCACGTACTTCCGATGCTATCTCATTGGCGGTCAGATATGGTTGTCCAATTTATACTTATGAGTTTATTATGGACACTGCGGGTGTGATTCTGGATGAACCGGAGGAAGCTGAAGAAAGTCTGGCACCTACCCGAAAGAAGTCAGGTTCATTAGAAAATATGAGTGTGACCAATCTTGAAAAACTACTTGAAGAAGCTCTTTCTAAAGAAGAGTATGAAAAAGCAGCCCGTATCAGAGATATTCTCAATACCAAAAAACAAAGTGAAAGCTAA
- a CDS encoding serine hydroxymethyltransferase: MDQVIQQLIQQELQRQRQGIELIASENFTSREVMEAMGTCLTNKYAEGYPGKRYYGGCEVVDQIEQLAIDRLCQLFGAEYANVQPHSGAQANAAVFLAVLQPGDPILGFDLSHGGHLSHGSPVNYSGKVYSAHFYGVEQETGIIDMDKVAEKARSVRPKLIICGASAYSRDWDYQRFRAIADEVGALLLADIAHPAGLIAGKLLNDPIPHCHIITSTTHKTLRGPRGGIVMMGKDFPNPWGRMTKKGDPIMMSSILNSGVFPGMQGGPLEHVIAAKAIAFREAADPSFISYGKQVMSNAAVMAKAFTDKGYKIISGGTSNHLMLIDLRGKDADISGRDAENALIKANITINKNMVPFDSRPALHTSGIRVGTAAITTRGFNESHCEQVVEWIDEAIVHRNDDMFLNDLKTKVNKFMLDFPLYA, encoded by the coding sequence ATGGATCAGGTCATTCAGCAACTTATACAACAAGAATTACAACGCCAGCGACAGGGTATAGAACTCATCGCTTCAGAAAATTTTACATCCAGGGAAGTCATGGAAGCAATGGGAACCTGCCTGACCAACAAATATGCAGAAGGCTATCCCGGCAAAAGATATTATGGTGGTTGTGAAGTTGTTGATCAGATTGAGCAACTTGCTATTGACAGACTTTGTCAGTTGTTTGGTGCCGAATATGCCAATGTCCAGCCACACTCGGGCGCACAAGCAAACGCTGCTGTATTTCTGGCTGTTTTGCAACCAGGCGACCCTATTCTTGGGTTTGATTTATCGCATGGTGGCCACCTGTCACATGGCTCTCCTGTCAATTATTCCGGTAAAGTATATAGTGCACACTTTTATGGTGTTGAACAAGAAACCGGTATCATTGATATGGACAAAGTAGCGGAGAAAGCAAGAAGCGTACGACCAAAGCTAATTATTTGCGGAGCATCTGCTTATTCCAGAGATTGGGATTACCAAAGATTCAGAGCCATTGCGGATGAAGTCGGAGCTCTTTTGCTTGCAGATATCGCACATCCGGCGGGATTGATAGCAGGAAAATTATTGAATGATCCGATTCCGCATTGTCACATTATCACATCTACCACCCATAAAACACTTCGCGGACCGAGAGGGGGCATTGTCATGATGGGCAAAGATTTTCCAAATCCATGGGGAAGAATGACTAAAAAGGGGGATCCTATCATGATGTCTTCGATATTAAACAGTGGTGTTTTTCCGGGTATGCAGGGTGGTCCTTTAGAGCATGTCATTGCTGCCAAAGCCATCGCTTTCAGAGAAGCTGCTGATCCTTCTTTTATCAGTTATGGTAAACAAGTAATGTCCAATGCTGCGGTCATGGCAAAAGCATTTACAGATAAGGGATATAAAATTATCTCCGGCGGCACGTCCAATCACCTGATGCTGATAGACCTGCGAGGAAAAGATGCAGACATTTCCGGTCGTGATGCCGAAAATGCACTCATAAAAGCTAATATAACCATCAATAAAAATATGGTTCCGTTTGACAGCAGACCTGCTTTACATACGTCAGGCATCAGGGTAGGTACGGCTGCTATTACGACAAGAGGATTCAATGAATCACATTGTGAGCAGGTAGTGGAATGGATAGATGAAGCTATCGTTCACAGAAACGATGATATGTTTTTAAACGACTTAAAGACAAAAGTGAATAAATTTATGTTGGATTTCCCGCTGTATGCTTAG
- a CDS encoding HD domain-containing protein, whose translation MNKKKIFNDPVYGLVSFEHEIIYKIIDHPYFQRLRRISQQALSHYVYPGALHTRFQHALGALHLMTKALDTLRSKGTDISDAEYEASCIAILLHDVGHGPFSHALEHTLIDIHHEEISVLLMTKIGVELNYDFTTALEIFKGKYHRNFLHQLVSGHIDVDRIDYLTRDSFFSGVAEGIIGYDRIIKMMDVVNDELVIEEKGIYSVEKFLMARRLMYWQVYLHKTVIAAEVMLISILNRAKFLTNQGVDIHSSQELNFFLNLKKGESDYKHQPDFLANYVRLDDMDVLWLIKRSVDHQDRIFRILCRNLLERKLLKVKIKTDDAYEMYKIAKADFQLKEGLDDDEISYFYSEKTEVVHPYDTSSGEINILLKAGKVQPYSALNPHLNIVPEERTFLFYLKENG comes from the coding sequence ATGAACAAAAAGAAAATTTTCAATGATCCGGTTTATGGTCTGGTCAGTTTTGAACATGAGATAATCTACAAAATAATAGACCACCCGTATTTTCAGAGACTCAGGAGGATTTCTCAGCAGGCATTGTCCCATTATGTTTATCCCGGAGCACTCCATACCAGATTTCAGCATGCTTTGGGAGCTTTGCATCTGATGACTAAAGCATTGGATACGCTGCGTTCAAAAGGTACTGACATTTCTGATGCAGAATACGAAGCATCCTGCATTGCAATTTTACTTCATGATGTCGGTCATGGTCCGTTTTCACATGCATTGGAACATACTTTAATAGATATTCATCATGAAGAAATATCTGTTTTGCTGATGACTAAAATAGGGGTGGAGCTAAACTATGATTTTACAACTGCACTTGAAATTTTTAAAGGAAAATATCATAGAAACTTTCTCCACCAACTTGTTTCCGGTCACATAGATGTGGACAGGATAGATTACCTGACAAGAGATAGTTTTTTTTCCGGTGTTGCTGAAGGTATCATAGGTTATGACAGGATTATAAAGATGATGGATGTTGTAAATGATGAGCTGGTCATTGAAGAGAAGGGTATATATTCAGTCGAAAAATTTCTGATGGCCCGAAGACTGATGTACTGGCAGGTCTATTTACATAAAACAGTAATCGCCGCCGAAGTGATGCTGATATCTATTTTGAACAGAGCGAAATTTCTTACAAATCAGGGGGTTGACATTCACTCTTCACAGGAGTTAAATTTCTTTTTGAATTTGAAAAAAGGTGAAAGCGATTACAAACACCAACCTGATTTTCTGGCCAATTATGTCAGACTGGATGATATGGATGTGCTTTGGCTGATTAAAAGATCTGTAGATCATCAAGACAGGATATTCAGAATATTGTGCAGAAATCTTCTGGAAAGAAAATTACTGAAGGTAAAAATTAAAACGGATGATGCGTATGAAATGTATAAAATTGCCAAAGCTGATTTTCAGTTGAAAGAAGGGTTGGACGACGATGAAATTTCTTATTTTTATAGTGAAAAAACAGAAGTAGTACATCCCTATGACACATCATCCGGTGAGATAAATATTCTTCTTAAAGCAGGAAAGGTACAACCTTATAGTGCCTTGAATCCACATCTGAATATTGTTCCGGAAGAGCGGACATTTTTATTTTATTTGAAGGAGAATGGATAG
- a CDS encoding PglZ domain-containing protein, which yields MSDKIKILWADDEIELLKPQLFFLEKKGYEVVTVSNGHDALDTLDEDNGIDIIFLDESMPGLTGLETLARIKEKNPNIPIIMITKNEAESIMEEAIGSQIDDYLIKPVNPNQILLSLKKIVDNKRLVSQKAATDYQQEFRNIMMEINNGPDYEEWVTICKKIIAWELRLDESNNPQMKEILSMQKQEANKEFSKYIIKNYLEWMKKGTGPRMSQNLLKDKVLPLLNTGKPTVMILMDNLRYDQWKIIEPIITELYRVEEEDYFYSILPTATQYSRNSIFAGMLPLEIQKRYPDWWLNDNEEGGKNMKEDELMKEHIKRVVKKDVKSEYVKVTNISGARQMLDHSLNYLNNDFTAIVYNFIDMLSHSRTEMEVLKELAGDEKAYRSLTRSWFLNSQLWAALQRMAERDIQLIVTTDHGTIRVANSSKVLGDRETTANLRYKVGKNLQYDKRDVLEIRNPSEAGLPSPNMSSAFIFAKEDIFFLYPNNFAYYNNFFKDTFQHGGISLEEMICPIIRLSPK from the coding sequence ATGTCGGACAAAATTAAGATTCTTTGGGCTGATGATGAAATTGAACTGCTAAAACCCCAATTGTTTTTTCTTGAAAAAAAAGGTTACGAAGTGGTGACTGTGAGCAATGGACACGATGCTTTGGACACCTTGGATGAAGATAACGGTATAGATATCATTTTTCTGGATGAAAGTATGCCTGGCCTGACCGGTCTTGAAACACTTGCCCGGATTAAAGAAAAAAATCCGAATATACCGATCATCATGATTACCAAAAATGAAGCCGAAAGCATCATGGAAGAGGCTATTGGCTCCCAGATTGATGATTACCTGATCAAACCCGTCAACCCAAATCAGATACTACTTTCGCTCAAAAAGATTGTTGATAACAAAAGATTAGTATCCCAAAAAGCTGCAACGGACTATCAGCAGGAGTTCAGAAATATCATGATGGAAATAAATAATGGCCCGGATTATGAAGAATGGGTTACTATTTGTAAAAAAATCATTGCCTGGGAATTAAGACTGGATGAGAGCAACAATCCGCAGATGAAGGAAATTCTGTCCATGCAGAAACAGGAAGCCAATAAAGAGTTTTCAAAATATATCATCAAAAACTATCTGGAATGGATGAAAAAAGGCACCGGACCAAGAATGTCTCAAAACCTGCTCAAAGATAAAGTATTACCATTGCTGAACACCGGAAAACCGACCGTTATGATTTTAATGGATAATCTGAGGTATGATCAGTGGAAAATTATCGAACCGATAATTACAGAGTTGTATCGGGTGGAAGAAGAAGATTATTTTTATTCCATTTTACCTACAGCAACTCAATATAGCAGGAATTCTATTTTTGCGGGCATGTTGCCATTAGAAATTCAAAAACGCTACCCTGATTGGTGGCTGAATGATAATGAAGAAGGGGGTAAAAACATGAAGGAAGACGAATTGATGAAGGAGCACATCAAACGGGTCGTCAAAAAAGATGTAAAGTCTGAATATGTTAAAGTCACCAATATCAGTGGTGCCAGACAGATGCTGGATCATTCGCTCAACTATCTCAATAATGATTTTACTGCCATCGTGTATAATTTCATAGACATGCTGTCCCATTCCAGGACAGAGATGGAGGTGTTAAAAGAGCTGGCAGGGGATGAAAAAGCATACAGATCATTAACCAGGTCATGGTTTCTTAACTCTCAGTTGTGGGCAGCACTCCAGCGAATGGCGGAAAGAGATATACAACTCATTGTCACAACGGATCACGGAACTATCAGAGTAGCAAATTCTTCCAAAGTACTGGGAGACAGAGAAACTACCGCTAATCTTCGTTATAAAGTAGGTAAAAACCTGCAATATGATAAAAGGGATGTGCTTGAAATAAGAAATCCTTCAGAGGCTGGCCTCCCTAGTCCAAACATGAGCAGTGCTTTTATCTTTGCGAAAGAAGATATATTTTTCCTTTATCCAAACAATTTTGCTTATTATAATAACTTCTTTAAAGATACTTTTCAACATGGTGGTATCTCATTGGAAGAAATGATTTGTCCGATAATCCGATTAAGTCCTAAATAA
- a CDS encoding serine acetyltransferase, giving the protein MDEIITRHRCTPEVPATKHLTTWITQLLDILYPEHTQKRINDKNELINVFEKLKDDLKYILNHTKACPPDCVQERVENFFERIPEIYKLLNQDVKALLGGDPAAHTEFEIIRAYPGFFAVFVYRFAHLLYSLNIPLIPRIWTEYAHSKVGIDIHPGAKIGSSFYIDHGTGVVIGETAVIGNNVKIYQGVTLGAMSIHKDMANTRRHPTVEDDVIIYSGATILGGDTIVGKGSVIGGNVWLTKSIPPYTKVYHHADIRIHESTSITKE; this is encoded by the coding sequence CTGGATGAAATCATCACTCGTCACAGGTGTACACCGGAAGTGCCAGCCACTAAACATCTGACCACGTGGATAACCCAATTATTGGACATACTTTATCCGGAACATACACAAAAACGAATTAATGACAAAAACGAGCTTATAAATGTTTTTGAGAAACTAAAAGACGACCTCAAATACATACTCAATCACACCAAAGCCTGTCCACCGGATTGTGTTCAGGAAAGAGTTGAAAACTTCTTTGAAAGGATACCCGAAATCTACAAACTTTTGAATCAGGACGTAAAAGCACTGCTTGGTGGAGACCCTGCTGCACATACAGAATTTGAAATCATCAGAGCGTACCCCGGATTTTTTGCAGTTTTTGTATATCGTTTTGCACATTTATTGTACAGCCTGAATATTCCGCTGATACCCAGAATCTGGACTGAATACGCTCATTCCAAAGTAGGAATTGATATTCATCCGGGAGCGAAAATCGGTTCGTCTTTTTATATTGATCACGGTACCGGTGTCGTCATAGGTGAGACAGCAGTTATTGGAAATAATGTAAAAATTTATCAGGGGGTCACTTTAGGAGCAATGAGTATTCATAAAGATATGGCCAATACCCGCAGGCATCCGACAGTCGAAGATGATGTGATTATTTATTCGGGAGCAACTATTCTGGGAGGCGACACCATTGTCGGTAAAGGGAGTGTCATAGGTGGGAATGTGTGGTTGACTAAATCCATACCGCCCTACACAAAAGTATATCATCATGCAGACATCCGGATTCACGAAAGCACTTCGATCACTAAAGAATAA
- the cysM gene encoding cysteine synthase CysM encodes MSRIIDLVGKTPLVELTNLNPSKNVKVYAKMEGHNPGGSVKDKAALNMIRSAIDRGEIKTGTTLIEATSGNTGIALAMVAGIYNIPIELIMPSNSTRERVQTMEAFGAKVILLESIEACRDYAEEKSVLPGYFMLNQFANKDNYLAHYKSTGPEIWDETEGKVTHFVSSMGTTGTIMGTSMYLKEKNRDIQIIGCQPTEGSSIPGIRRWSPEYLPAIYDASRVDKIYDVSEQEASFMARQLALKEGIFSGMSSGGAATIALRAAAELNEGVIVFICCDRGDRYLSSDLFNV; translated from the coding sequence ATGAGCAGAATTATTGATCTGGTAGGAAAAACACCTTTGGTGGAACTGACCAATCTGAACCCTTCCAAAAATGTAAAGGTATATGCCAAAATGGAAGGACACAATCCCGGTGGAAGTGTCAAAGATAAAGCTGCTCTGAATATGATACGCAGTGCGATCGACCGGGGAGAAATTAAAACCGGAACTACATTAATCGAAGCTACCAGTGGCAATACAGGTATCGCACTCGCCATGGTAGCTGGTATTTACAATATCCCGATCGAACTGATCATGCCATCTAATTCTACCAGAGAAAGGGTGCAAACGATGGAAGCATTTGGCGCCAAAGTAATATTACTGGAGTCCATTGAAGCGTGCAGAGACTATGCAGAAGAAAAATCCGTTTTACCGGGATATTTTATGCTTAATCAGTTCGCCAATAAAGACAATTATCTGGCACATTATAAATCTACAGGCCCTGAAATATGGGACGAAACAGAAGGAAAAGTCACTCATTTTGTAAGCTCGATGGGTACGACAGGTACGATTATGGGAACATCCATGTACTTGAAAGAAAAGAACAGAGACATCCAAATCATAGGATGCCAGCCTACGGAAGGTTCTTCTATTCCGGGTATCAGAAGGTGGTCACCGGAATATTTGCCAGCTATTTATGATGCATCCCGGGTGGACAAAATTTATGATGTCTCCGAGCAGGAAGCAAGCTTCATGGCTCGTCAGCTCGCTTTGAAAGAAGGTATATTCAGTGGCATGAGTTCCGGTGGAGCTGCGACTATAGCACTCAGAGCAGCGGCTGAATTAAATGAAGGAGTGATTGTTTTTATTTGTTGTGATCGGGGAGACCGGTATTTGAGCAGTGATTTGTTTAATGTGTGA